The following is a genomic window from Nymphaea colorata isolate Beijing-Zhang1983 chromosome 3, ASM883128v2, whole genome shotgun sequence.
AATTTAGTATGAAGAGGTACATGTAAATCTAAGGCAACATGAACAAGATAATTGCCTATTCAAGCAACAAATTTATTATGAAGAGGTACATGTAAATATAAGGCACTTCCTCGCTTATTTCCATGGAGAACATGAAACAAATGTCATATACCAGTACAAACGAACAAGGCAATAAAATCAAACACAATAATTTAGGATTACCATTCTGGTGATCTTTGAAGAGCTCGAACTTGCTCGTAGAACAGGACTTGTGAGACAATACACGTGACCTTATGTCCAAATTCGAGTGCCTTGTCCATTCCGCTTCCATCAACAATTACAAAGCTACCTGTGATTGAAGGTTTAACGACCATGCTAAGACCTACTATCAAGTTATGAATAAAACATAGGACATGAACCCTCATAACCTTACAAAACTATTATGTAGCATGGAATGAAGCTCCAAGCTTGAGTATGTCAAGGAAAATATTAGCGTTCTTTGACTTGTCATCTTATTTAAGACTAATATGTACTGCCATAGAAAACGATACCTTGTTTAATCCAAATGCTCTTCTGGAACTTTGCAGGAAACAATGCCAGTGATTTATCTCCTTTGGCATCAATCACCTGAAGATAAAAACACAAGTAGAAAAATAAGATCATCTTCAGATACAAACATACAGCTACCATGACCAATTCTATAAGAAATCATGTATACTCCtgagatttgaaaaaaaaaaaaaaaagaggacatTCTTTGAGATACGAAAccgaagatgaaaaaaattatgaatcgGAAAGAAGGTGCGAAGATTGAAGCATGGCTACCTCGATGATATTGGAGCCTCGGAGAGAGGCCACTTTCATTATGGACTGCCCCTCTTGAAGGGATGGGAGGTCATCCCCCATGGACCTTTTCAAATTCTTCCTTCCACCCTTCATCCCCACTTTCTGGGTTTTCACACAACTTTGCTAGGTTGAGACAAGCGAATCAGGCAGAGACCTAAAGAGGATTCTTCCTTCTACCCTTCATCCCGACTTCCTGGATTTGTCCTGCGCCTTTGCTGCATGGAGAAAAGTGAATCTGGTAGAGAGGCCTAGAGAGCTCAAAGCGCCAACTGGAACACGCTGCCTTCCAATGTCGTGCAACTCAACCCAAAATCTTGCTAAAGGCGATGAGGGGAGGCAGAGGTGTTGAACCTATCAAGAGGCAAGGCATAAGCCCCGACGCGTTGAAAGGGTAAGCATCAAAGGCAAATTGGTGAAATATATAACgttaatgaaaaaatcaatatgaatatgaataagTTTTTAACAAGGTTATTGTTTATCGCATAAGTTAATAATAAACTGGGGATTTCATATTCgccaattttttatataaaaaaaattgcttttgcATTTGGCAAATAAAATACAATGTACACGAAAATTGTTACTTTTTGCTTACTTCCATTAGGTCACAAATTAATATACCATACAAGCAcaattttcttctgaaaaggCAAAATTTCTTAATCATAAACACGTACCATACATCAAAAAACGCACAGTGGCAACCAAAGTTTGTCACAAGTTTTTCTCCAAGCATCTTTATCACAAGTTGTTGGAAtagaattaaaaatttctttgaaaCTCCCACATTGAGACGCTTCTCATACAAATTTTCACACACATATTAACGGGTCTAGTATGCACTATAAATTGCAAGGAGAAGTCATTATTATAGATACAATTATGCCAATATCACAGATAGATAATCCGTTTTctagaagaaacaaaatttgttACTCGATACACATGAAGTAGGTCAAAAGTTCCAATGCCAACAGTATAAGAGGATCAATtataaactaaaaagaaaaatgattgtGGGTGAGAAATAGCTATGGAGATGCAAAAAGGTCTGAAACCCAGAACATGcacatacagagagagagagagagagagagagagagagagagagagagggatcatACCTTACCTGTCCAGCGTCTGTTATGACCTCTCGCTGACGAGATGTTTCTGGTAtcgaagagagagggagagaagtgGGCGTAGACGcgagaaagggaggaagggagggTTTACGAATTGGGTTTTTACGTTTCTGCCTTCTCGTGTAGACGCGAAAAGGGGGTCTTCGAAttgggtttttcctttttagtttagACGTCGAGTGACTTAATTAaacaattttatgaaaataaaaataaaaataaagggaGGGGGCTGTGCCTGGCGCACGCCACACACGTGAAGCGCGGCGTAATATGCATCGCCGGCAAATACTTATAAAGAGCTATGTCACCAAGGTACGGGGTGCAGGTGCTGGTGCCAGTGCggtacatttcaaaaaatttaggtgcgacGGTGCTgtgagagtatttattattattattatcattaatttattgtaataataataatatgtatatagtatatatatgacaaaaaattgtcataaaccacaaaattagcCTATTCAAATGGAAACAGACCTCTTCAGCATTTAACAATTAACACATGGTTCAATTCGAGGACGGAGCATAATCATGGTTCCAAGTTTCTAACACTTTATATTTTCAAGTTTATTCATTTTGTTGCTCTCTGATTTTTTCACA
Proteins encoded in this region:
- the LOC116250110 gene encoding uncharacterized protein LOC116250110 yields the protein MKGGRKNLKRSMGDDLPSLQEGQSIMKVASLRGSNIIEVIDAKGDKSLALFPAKFQKSIWIKQGSFVIVDGSGMDKALEFGHKVTCIVSQVLFYEQVRALQRSPEWPEVFCSERSEHGPTENAHPTERQCSSDEDDDLPPLEANLNRIRPSHLYVESDADSDASSD